From a single Fulvivirga ulvae genomic region:
- a CDS encoding M28 family peptidase, producing MKKILPGIFMACAFLSVNAQTDTKAQKYAETITKDDLYDYLSILASDALEGRETGERGQKMAAAFIRDHFEEIGLQPPVKEGEKMSYYQPVELYKNTPGEIYVKVKNNRYDNFKQVVFYGSADTGKEVSTEIVFAGNGTPSDYEQVDVKDKAVLVLVNNIQASQGAIEAATKNGATTVFIASATTDEEFAGLASQFKGWLSGGSLTLEKPKNDGMGSGVFFVSPTVINDIFNTPLSKLKEIAENPDKLKKVKTSKAAFKTEQKTEMVNTENVLGYLEGTDKKDELVVITAHYDHIGRQGDKINNGADDDGSGTSAVMELAEAFVKAKEEGNGPRRSMLFMLVTGEEKGLLGSAYYAAHPVFPLENTIVDLNIDMIGRIDPEHKDNPNYVYLVGSNRLSTELHEISEKVNETYTQFDLDYTYNDENHPDRIYYRSDHWNFAKNNVPIIFYFNGVHEDYHQPSDTIDKINFEMLTKRSKLVYYTAWVLANRSERPVVDKLQNQNLKKD from the coding sequence ATGAAAAAGATTCTACCAGGTATATTCATGGCTTGTGCCTTTCTGAGTGTGAATGCTCAGACGGACACAAAAGCTCAAAAATATGCCGAGACAATTACCAAAGATGACCTCTACGATTATCTTTCTATACTCGCCTCAGATGCGCTTGAAGGCCGTGAAACGGGCGAAAGAGGTCAAAAAATGGCTGCCGCCTTCATACGTGATCACTTTGAAGAAATAGGGCTGCAACCACCAGTTAAAGAGGGAGAAAAAATGAGCTATTACCAGCCTGTAGAGCTTTATAAAAACACTCCGGGTGAAATATATGTGAAGGTAAAAAACAACAGGTATGACAACTTTAAACAGGTGGTGTTCTACGGATCAGCCGACACGGGAAAAGAGGTTAGCACTGAAATTGTGTTTGCAGGTAACGGCACTCCTTCAGACTACGAACAGGTAGATGTAAAAGATAAGGCAGTATTGGTATTGGTTAATAACATACAGGCATCTCAGGGAGCAATAGAAGCGGCTACCAAAAACGGCGCCACAACCGTATTTATAGCCAGCGCTACTACTGATGAAGAGTTTGCCGGATTGGCCAGTCAATTTAAAGGCTGGTTATCAGGAGGTAGTTTGACCCTTGAAAAACCAAAGAACGATGGCATGGGTTCGGGTGTGTTCTTTGTATCCCCCACCGTAATAAACGATATTTTTAACACCCCTTTGTCAAAGCTTAAAGAAATAGCTGAAAACCCTGATAAGCTAAAGAAAGTAAAAACCTCAAAAGCCGCTTTCAAAACTGAACAAAAAACTGAAATGGTCAACACTGAAAATGTGTTGGGATATCTGGAGGGGACGGATAAAAAAGATGAGTTGGTCGTAATAACGGCTCACTATGACCATATAGGGCGTCAGGGAGACAAGATCAACAACGGGGCAGACGATGATGGATCTGGTACTTCCGCCGTAATGGAGTTAGCTGAAGCGTTTGTGAAAGCAAAAGAAGAGGGCAATGGCCCCAGGAGAAGCATGTTGTTCATGTTGGTAACCGGAGAGGAGAAAGGTCTTCTAGGCTCCGCGTACTATGCCGCTCATCCCGTGTTCCCGCTAGAAAACACAATTGTTGATTTAAACATTGATATGATCGGCCGCATAGACCCTGAACATAAGGATAACCCTAATTATGTTTATCTTGTGGGTTCCAATCGTCTATCTACAGAGCTCCATGAAATCAGCGAAAAGGTAAACGAAACTTATACTCAGTTCGATTTGGACTACACTTATAATGACGAGAATCATCCTGATCGTATTTACTACCGTTCTGATCACTGGAATTTTGCAAAAAACAATGTGCCTATCATTTTCTATTTTAACGGTGTGCACGAGGATTATCATCAACCTTCAGACACCATAGATAAGATAAACTTTGAGATGTTAACAAA